One genomic segment of Euwallacea fornicatus isolate EFF26 chromosome 18, ASM4011564v1, whole genome shotgun sequence includes these proteins:
- the LOC136345132 gene encoding uncharacterized protein yields MEGTNGNRTEDASPERICLEAASEVFKMTLKNETEATPHLFSSNPKKRKVINCDMWARKNLLTICSSTPQASSTLNDSFTQEFENIKIETSYITVDLCDEGPALKLRKSNNCEKLVTPPSTPELHFKSFDSTPKKASIFARCSSACSIPSPLKEQHDILYPTLKPLDQSRKILTPQKLSETASRKKCVAEIIQNQWGDRLLYKIIDNDVIMGKVFSYLSNGDLFRFSKVSRAFKDALFRNPKASLRCDVFQECHKINKENYKITPPSSPESQTLFPEGSISPNRQNFAEFAEMGSHLNPTQSLTKCPKCTRPSIVEDHIAQCQEGTFCGYIFCQKCSSFAYNPKEFYDKCRGLTLGCSPLKRRPKLEDLTNSSLDFNVSTVFNSTAENGFSSGYYSGCDSTYSPLSVRRNLNSSLSNSNESSLKSQKVLFESNRSLSTPSIKREDKRRSSGSIKPIVRTNTVKRRIEICEPSSPPKGPVYSACSKESRRSLKRLTR; encoded by the exons ATGGAGGGAACAAATGGCAACAGAACTGAAGATGCATCTCCAGAAAGAATTTGTTTAGAGGCAGCGtctgaagtttttaaaatgactttaaaaaatgagaCTGAGGCTACACCGCATTTATTTAGTAGTAATCCTAAAAAACGCAAAGTTATTAACTGTGATATGTGGgcaaggaaaaatttattaacaatatgtTCTTCGACTCCTCAAGCATCCAGCACATTAAATGATAGTTTTACACAAGAgtttgaaaacattaaaattgagACCAGCTATATTACTGTAGACCTTTGCGATGAGGGACCAGCTTTAAAGCTGCGGAAGTCCAATAA CTGTGAGAAATTAGTGACGCCACCTTCCACCCCTGAATtgcattttaaatcatttgatAGCACCCCTAAAAAAGCTAGCATTTTTGCCAGATGTTCCTCAGCTTGCAGCATTCCTTCCCCCTTGAAAGAACAACATGACATTTTATATCCCACTCTGAAGCCATTGGATCAATCCAGAAAGATATTAACTCCTCAAAAGTTGTCAGAAACAGCCAGTAGGAAGAAATGTGTTGCTGAGATTATTCAGAATCAATGGGGAGATAGATTGTTATACAAGATCATTGATAATGATGTTATTATGGGAAAAGTGTTTAGCTACTTGTCAAATGGGGATTTGTTCAGGTTTTCCAAAGTGAGTAGGGCATTTAAAGATGCCTTGTTTAGGAATCCAAAGGCTAGTTTAAG GTGTGATGTATTCCAAGAGTGTCACAAGATAAATAAAGAGAATTACAAAATTACTCCTCCCAGTAGTCCCGAAAGCCAAACTTTATTTCCTGAAGGATCAATTAGTCCAAATCGTCAAAATTTTGCAGAATTTGCGGAAAtgg GTAGCCACTTGAACCCAACTCAGTCCTTAACAAAATGCCCAAAGTGCACAAGACCCTCCATTGTAGAAGACCACATTGCCCAATGCCAAGAAGGAACCTTTTGTGGGTATATTTTCTGCCAGAAATGTAGTAGCTTCGCATATAATCCAAAAGAATTTTATGACAA ATGCCGGGGCTTGACTCTAGGCTGTTCGCCATTGAAAAGACGGCCGAAATTAGAAGATTTAACAAACTCATCCCTCGATTTCAATGTTAGTACTGTTTTTAATAGCACTGCTGAAAATGGATTCTCCTCTG GCTACTATTCTGGATGTGATTCCACTTACAGTCCCCTATCAGtgagaagaaatttgaattcctCTTTGAGCAACAGCAACGAGAGTTCGTTGAAGTCGCAAAAAGTTTTGTTTGAAAGCAACAGATCTTTGAGTACACCATCTATTAAACGCGAAGACAAAAGGAGATCCTCAGGCAGTATTAAACCTATTGTAAGAACTAACACTGTCAAGAGAAGAATAGAG ATTTGTGAACCCTCTTCACCACCAAAGGGACCAGTCTACAGTGCCTGCTCGAAAGAAAGTAGAAGGAGCCTCAAAAGGTTAACAAGGTGA
- the LOC136345133 gene encoding zinc finger Y-chromosomal protein-like, translating into MKSKPRTKASSNAPAQAKPTGSTSGKVLKAKKPRKKSLQGQPPEKLTKLDNWLCKLYGTQGSGSKDGTKAKPEEPSAINQKKLSNANKKKDLLQSKSTNKKANKSKQSLPYKDRSSEYTKLDSKDYKCAKCDYTHSNLISIRSHFDKEHSSDIYKCKLCPFETKQQYYFNSHVKQHSKPDEECPHCKKVIKWFSFKMHLKTHERNDKTEYKCEICNYRSYNHANVKRHSLTQHKNPHELKSYSCESCNYVTVLEERLKQHKRVVHSKEGNWVTCKHCDYKTRNKSHMTRHVNDLHKEKSVQCSACSQLFSSKEHLKYHMQRKHTDQTTRTFYYCEMCPKEDRYKTTEKGNLARHILAHRTLDEIEVFSCHKCPYLGKSRNALKTHLINAHLPEMHNFKCKICGYSTNTKSRYNTHVRIVHGQPKSNHKSVDKPQNNNNDRATEAAENEMTLNRKLNNSFNGVDVKEEVEEFI; encoded by the exons ATGAAATCGAAGCCCCGTACAAAAGCGTCCTCCAATGCCCCCGCTCAAGCCAAACCCACAGGTAGCACTTCCGGCAAAGTCTTGAAAGCCAAAAAGCCTCGTAAGAAATCCCTACAGGGTCAACCCCCAGAAAAACTAACTAAACTTGATAATTGGCTCTGTAAACTGTATGGAACCCAAGGTAGTGGAAGTAAAGATGGAACTAAGGCAAAGCCTGAAGAGCCAAGTGCTATCAATCAGAAAAAGTTGTCAAACGCCAATAAAAAGAAGGATCTTCTTCAATCAAAGAGTACAAACAAAAAGGCCAATAAGTCTAAACAAAGTCTTCCTTATAAAGATCGTTCATCTGAGTACACTAAATTAGACAGCAAGGACTATAAATGTGCTAAATGTGACTATACCCACAGCAACCTCATATCCATAAGAAGTCACTTTGATAAGGAGCATAGCAGTGACATTTACAAGTGCAAGCTGTGCCCATTTGAAACCAAGCAGCAGTACTATTTTAATAGCCATGTAAAACAACATTCTAAGCCAGATGAAGAATGCCCTCACtgcaaaaaagtaataaaatggtTCAGCTTCAAAATGCACCTGAAAACACATGAGCGCAATGATAAGACTGAATATAAATgtgaaatatgtaattatagAAGCTACAATCATGCCAATGTTAAAAGACATTCTTTGACACAGCATAAGAATCCTCATGAGCTGAAGAGCTATAGTTGTGAATCCTGCAATTATGTGACTGTCTTAGAAG AGCGCCTGAAACAGCATAAAAGAGTTGTCCACTCAAAGGAGGGAAACTGGGTAACATGCAAACATTGTGACTATAAAACTAGAAACAAGTCTCATATGACCAGGCATGTAAATGACCTGCACAAAGAGAAGTCAGTGCAGTGTTCTGCATGTTCTCAACTGTTCAGTAGCAAAGAGCATTTAAAGTATCATATGCAACGAAAACATACTGATCAAACCACCAGGACATTTTACTATTGTGAAATGTGTCCAAAGGAGGATCGCTACAAGACCactgaaaaaggaaatttggCCAGACACATACTGGCTCATCGTACTTTAGATGAA ATTGAAGTCTTTTCTTGCCACAAGTGCCCTTATTTAGGAAAAAGCAGAAATGCCTTGAAAACTCATTTAATCAACGCTCATTTGCCTGAAATGCACAACTTTAAGTGTAAAATTTGTGGCTACTCTACTAATACAAAATCTCGCTACAATACTCACGTGAGAATTGTGCACGGACAACCCAAGAGCAATCATAAATCAGTAGATAAACcgcaaaacaataataatgacaGAGCTACAGAAGCAGCGGAGAATGAAATGACTCTGAATcgtaaattaaacaattcttTCAATGGGGTTGATGTGAAAGAAGAGGTAGAAGAGTTTATTTAG
- the LOC136345137 gene encoding cytochrome b-c1 complex subunit 6, mitochondrial-like, with amino-acid sequence MFFDRFFPKLPTVKAQEDEEEADLVDPQAVLREKCNETSHCKSLAEKYQACNDRVRSRSQTAETCVEELFDLLHAVDHCVTAELFTKLK; translated from the exons ATGTTCTTTGATAGGTTCTTCCCTAAGCTTCCTACTGTTAAAGCTCAAGAAGATGAGGAAGAAGCTGATTTAGTTGATCCTCAGGCGGTTTTAAGG GAAAAATGCAATGAAACCAGCCACTGCAAAAGTCTTGCTGAAAAGTATCAGGCCTGCAACGATAGAGTGCGATCAAGAAGCCAAACAGCAGAAACATGTGTTGAAGAATTGTTTGATTTGTTACATGCCGTTGACCATTGTGTTACTGCAGAGCTGTTCACTAAATTGAAGTAA
- the LOC136345135 gene encoding protein FRA10AC1 homolog, with translation MSSLRTQMRYLNPFELHKLLINDYVLKHPGDTKLFQRDKSKDRNDYHVLKDNHRFLWDDTEPDTWEEQFAKKYYEKLFKEYCIADLSLYKENKVALRWRVEKEVVSGKGQFMCGNKHCTEKGDLRSWEVNFAYLEKGEKKNVLVKIRLCPTCSKKLNYHSKKREVTRLKKKEKNRTKKKDIKELNSSVESRDKTETSELMKETAGPSRLSQSLDESPWEEHKPVEVKSREEEMEDYLQDLLI, from the coding sequence ATGTCTAGCCTCAGGACTCAAATGCGATATTTGAATCCCTTTGAGCTTCATAAATTGCTAATCAACGATTACGTCTTAAAACACCCCGGAGACACCAAACTATTCCAAAGAGACAAATCCAAAGACCGCAACGACTATCATGTCCTTAAAGACAATCATCGATTCCTGTGGGACGATACAGAGCCTGATACATGGGAAGAACAATTTGCCAAGAAATACTATGAGAAGCTTTTCAAAGAATATTGCATTGCAGATTTAAGCCTTTATAAAGAGAATAAAGTAGCATTGAGATGGAGAGTGGAGAAAGAAGTTGTGTCTGGAAAAGGGCAGTTTATGTGTGGCAATAAACATTGTACTGAGAAAGGAGACTTGAGAAGTTGGGAAGTAAATTTTGCATACCTAGAGAAAGGCGAGAAGAAGAACGTGTTGGTTAAAATAAGGCTTTGTCCTACATGCTCTAAAAAGCTGAACTATCATAGTAAGAAGAGGGAAGTGACGAGACTGAAGAAGAAAGAGAAGAACAGAACTAAAaagaaagatattaaagaattaaattctTCTGTAGAAAGTAGAGATAAAACTGAAACATCAGAGTTGATGAAGGAAACTGCAGGGCCTAGCCGATTAAGTCAGTCATTAGATGAATCTCCTTGGGAGGAGCACAAACCAGTGGAAGTAAAGTCCCGAGAAGAAGAAATGGAGGATTATCTGCAAGACTTGTTAATTTGA
- the LOC136345131 gene encoding zinc finger protein 711-like, which produces MNETEGRVVFNYLAEEINIEEEARKQDDSFDENQNSKDPKSHGNRKCKSGDPGYIESAASLQKKKRMVFGKKISPKLVFEGIKNGVKTLINKDPEMCLSNGNDNNLTESSSNNDICLGKVIKLETAEEEALMNNDPEISRNTPSECENIDIKDEPFDETTVKLKCEPSEENVKKKKNIAKKENILDSLYREIDFKPKCKSTKSIFKCNSCLYVGKSKGNLERHALIHMDPNDILWYKCSDCDYKSKYEAQLKGHMLIHKSPDEKEYFQCPHCEQKCTRKHNLTNHIRTMHHDRINTFKCAECEYTTFSKDRLAAHVKRHSNELFTCHMCKFVTKREEYLQTHFKFKHTDLEKPYPCDTCSYKGKTKRELDRHYSRMHNKDQLKAYQCSHCEFSSIYKKNLEYHLLHMHKNSEGFQKYICGHCEKEFAYKNGLKVHIVRMHLKLTDEDWQKCQECKYKTKDVSTLKRHIKRNHGAPRLLCNQCDFTTNRSNSMEAHLKSHQVEDDEILKCPLCPYRFTQATSFFYHMRVIHGKPIASKDVSKYYLKGE; this is translated from the exons atGAACGAGACCGAAGGTAGAGTGGTGTTCAATTACCTAGCAgaggaaataaatattgaagaggAAGCAAGAAAACAAGATGATAGTTTTGACGAAAACCAAAATTCCAAAGACCCAAAGTCTCATGGCAACAGAAAATGTAAATCTGGGGATCCTGGTTATATTGAAAGCGCTGCTTCtcttcaaaagaaaaaaaggatggtttttggcaaaaaaatcaGCCCAAAATTAGTATTTGAGGGTATTAAAAATGGAGTTAAAACGCTGATAAATAAAGACCCTGAAATGTGTTTATCAAATGGCAATGACAATAATTTAACTGAAAGTTCTTCTAATAATGATATCTGCTTAGGAAAAGTGATAAAACTTGAAACTGCTGAAGAGGAAGCTTTAATGAATAATGATCCTGAAATAAGTCGCAATACTCCTTCAGAATGTGAGAATATTG atataaagGACGAACCTTTCGATGAAACAACCGTGAAATTGAAATGTGAGCCTTCCGAAGAAAAcgttaaaaagaagaaaaatattgcaaaaaaagaaaatattctcGACTCATTATACAGAGAAATCGACTTCAAACCAAAGTGCAAATC GACAAAAAGTATATTCAAATGCAACAGTTGCCTTTATGTGGGGAAGTCCAAAGGAAACCTGGAACGACATGCCTTGATTCATATGGACCCCAATGATATTCTCTGGTATAAGTGTTCTGATTGTGACTACAAATCCAAATATGAAGCCCAATTGAAAGGGCATATGCTAATTCACAAAAGCCCTGACGAAAAGGAATATTTCCAATGCCCTCATTGCGAGCAAAAGTGCACGAGGAAGCACAACCTCACCAATCACATTCGAACCATGCATCACGACAGAATCAATACTTTTAA aTGTGCTGAATGCGAATATACAACATTTTCAAAGGACCGTTTGGCGGCTCATGTAAAACGACACTCCAATGAACTCTTCACCTGCCACATGTGCAAATTCGTTACTAAGCGAGAAGAATACCTTCAAACCCACTTTAAATTTAAGCATACAGATCTAGAAAAGCCTTATCCATGTGACACTTGCTCCTACAAAGGCAAAACAAAACGGGAATTAGATCGGCATTACAGTAGGATGCACAACAAAGATCAATTGAAGGCGTATCAGTGCAGCCACTGCGAGTTTAGTTCGATTTACAAAAAGAATTTGGAATATCACTTACTGCACATGCACAAAAACTCTGAGGGCTTTCAGAAATATATATGCGGACATTGCGAGAAGGAGTTCGCCTATAAGAATGGCCTTAAGGTTCATATTGTGAGGATGCATTTAAAGTTGACTGATGAAGACTGGCAAAA atgccaggaatgtaaatataaaacgAAAGATGTCAGCACTTTGAAAAGGCACATCAAAAGAAATCATGGAGCTCCACGGCTTCTTTGCAATCAATGCGATTTTACAACCAACAGATCGAACTCCATGGAGGCCCATTTGAAGAGCCATCAAGTGGAAGATGATGAGATTTTAAAG TGTCCTCTATGTCCGTATCGATTCACTCAGGCAACGTCTTTCTTCTACCATATGAGGGTAATACACGGTAAGCCAATTGCCTCCAAAGATGTCAGCAAGTATTATTTGAAAGGGGAATAA